A stretch of the Paenibacillus dendritiformis genome encodes the following:
- a CDS encoding amidoligase family protein, whose product MHVEYTSLSFGFELEFTGIKRSVAAHVVADFFDTGRPTQIGGWGHDTYEIKDRSGRIWKVVKDASIQAVRQENSEIIIVSDDYQCELVSPVLGYSDIPLLQRLIRELKESGALVNKSCGLHVHVGAERFSPNNLRTLCNIIYAKQSLLTKALDCRQDRRRYCLDLSDEFIKKLNKKKPKTMGEFAEVWYHGFNALPFRRNDRYNDSRYRILNLHQLLSGRLNTVEFRLFNGTLHAGKVKASIQLSLLIAAQALNQKKATSRVTVPDNGNEKYSFRVWLLRLGGIGDEFKTMRHHLLKYLEGNSAWREPPTNDDARGLSDVEAQ is encoded by the coding sequence GTGCATGTTGAATACACAAGTTTATCATTCGGTTTTGAATTAGAATTTACAGGGATAAAACGTTCAGTGGCAGCTCATGTTGTTGCGGATTTCTTCGATACAGGCAGACCAACACAAATTGGTGGATGGGGTCATGATACTTATGAAATCAAGGATAGATCCGGACGGATATGGAAAGTCGTTAAGGATGCATCCATTCAGGCGGTACGACAAGAGAACTCCGAAATAATAATCGTATCGGATGATTATCAGTGTGAACTTGTATCCCCTGTTTTAGGGTATTCTGATATTCCCTTGTTGCAGAGATTAATTCGTGAATTGAAGGAAAGCGGCGCATTAGTAAACAAGAGTTGCGGATTACATGTACATGTAGGAGCTGAGAGATTCTCCCCAAATAACTTGAGAACTCTTTGTAATATTATCTACGCAAAACAATCTTTGCTGACCAAGGCATTGGATTGCAGACAGGATCGGCGCAGATACTGCTTGGATCTTTCAGATGAGTTTATAAAGAAGCTGAATAAAAAGAAGCCGAAGACGATGGGGGAGTTTGCAGAAGTTTGGTATCACGGATTCAATGCTTTACCCTTCCGTCGAAACGATCGATATAACGACTCCAGGTACCGGATATTGAATTTGCACCAGTTATTAAGCGGCAGACTAAATACAGTGGAGTTCCGTTTATTCAATGGAACTTTGCATGCCGGCAAAGTGAAAGCAAGTATCCAGTTGAGTTTGCTCATCGCGGCTCAAGCCCTTAACCAAAAGAAAGCAACCAGTCGGGTAACAGTGCCTGACAACGGGAATGAGAAGTATTCATTTCGTGTATGGCTTCTCAGACTTGGTGGTATTGGTGATGAGTTCAAAACCATGCGTCATCACCTACTTAAGTACCTTGAAGGTAATTCTGCATGGAGGGAGCCGCCAACGAATGATGACGCTCGGGGCTTGTCAGATGTCGAAGCGCAGTAA
- a CDS encoding gamma-glutamylcyclotransferase family protein — protein sequence MKPYVAYGSNMHIKQMKMRCPDAYIIGIGCIEDHELVFKRVATISKHIGLFVPVVLWMISERDEIALDHYEGVSVGLYRKEIIKIKLESISVKNDVFNESDLPIELGAMVYIMNAESRPISAPTRIYYETILEGYQQNNIDVRPLSVAAIKSDYRDTDYYEGYRTARRRR from the coding sequence ATGAAGCCTTATGTAGCTTACGGGAGCAATATGCACATTAAGCAAATGAAGATGCGTTGTCCTGATGCGTATATCATCGGGATTGGGTGTATTGAAGATCATGAGCTAGTGTTTAAACGCGTAGCCACCATCTCTAAACATATCGGACTATTTGTACCTGTTGTGTTGTGGATGATCTCCGAAAGGGATGAAATCGCTTTAGATCATTATGAAGGCGTTTCAGTTGGACTCTACAGAAAAGAGATCATTAAGATAAAGTTAGAATCGATTAGTGTAAAAAATGACGTGTTTAATGAAAGTGATCTTCCAATTGAACTAGGAGCGATGGTTTATATCATGAATGCCGAATCAAGACCAATATCGGCGCCTACTCGGATATACTATGAGACTATTCTTGAAGGCTACCAACAGAACAACATTGATGTTCGCCCCCTTTCTGTTGCAGCTATTAAAAGCGATTATAGGGACACGGATTATTATGAAGGTTATAGAACAGCTAGACGGAGGAGGTAA
- a CDS encoding stalk domain-containing protein — MKTKKLTAVILAFSIILGGQGALAAQSEKPVQITSADFNYSKEAKDALVHVNKIRKEAGLDEVKLNPYLTKAAENHAKYLDANGETGHDEVKGKKGFTGEGPKDRVLAVGGSNIAKGASEVISYSETTVEGSIDLMVDTAYHRVPFLNPFATEIGIGMVGKNFVMLDSSFGNSTKISVYPYDGQKNVPTTFTGAENPNPLSKFGISKSGYVISIYPPHVLDSKNIDATIKDSKGNNVPFFSEWYMGYWFFYTKEPLKNGEKYTVSVNYKPLYEEEYEGKTLNKTWSFTTAGSSSKSGSDNKVSNSNDGYSKEAKEALDYINKIRKDAGLSEVKLNPFLTKAAENHAKYLNAGNPYDHDEIEGKKGFTGVTPKDRVLAVGGDSQLAQGLVEVLTVNNSTVKAAIDTLVNTAYHRTPFLDPYASEVGVGLEGKKFAMVSKTRSSDTTDISMYPYNGQKNVPTTFVGADEDPNPLRKFGIERSGYVISFYPPHVLDTKNIDATIKDSKGASVPFFSEWYMGYWFFYTKQPLKNSETYTVSVNYKPLYEDEYAGKTLNKTWSFTTVASGSNGNVTPPPTGGGDVNPPPSGSTSAITGNFNKDNVGVTINGDLVSLSPPAKIVSGSTFIPLRGVFEKLNSDVKWNNDKQEVTIVRGSTTVKLTIGSKTAYVNGKAITLSTAPFINNSSTYVPLRFASESIGAEVSWDQTNFIAIIKSE, encoded by the coding sequence ATGAAAACGAAAAAGTTAACAGCAGTAATACTTGCATTCTCAATTATTTTAGGGGGTCAAGGCGCACTCGCGGCGCAGTCTGAAAAACCAGTTCAAATTACTTCTGCGGACTTCAATTATTCCAAAGAAGCTAAAGATGCTCTGGTACACGTGAATAAGATCCGAAAGGAAGCGGGTCTGGATGAGGTTAAGCTTAATCCTTACCTTACAAAAGCCGCAGAGAACCATGCTAAATACTTAGACGCGAATGGAGAAACAGGTCACGATGAGGTAAAGGGCAAGAAAGGCTTTACTGGTGAAGGACCGAAAGATAGGGTTCTTGCTGTTGGCGGTTCAAATATAGCAAAAGGTGCTAGTGAGGTTATTTCGTATTCGGAGACAACTGTAGAAGGCTCTATCGATCTTATGGTCGATACGGCGTACCATAGGGTTCCATTCCTCAACCCATTCGCTACTGAGATTGGTATTGGCATGGTTGGTAAGAATTTCGTTATGCTGGACTCATCTTTTGGAAATTCGACTAAGATTTCTGTCTATCCATATGACGGGCAGAAAAATGTACCAACAACGTTTACTGGAGCTGAAAATCCAAACCCGTTGAGTAAGTTCGGTATTAGCAAATCGGGGTATGTGATTTCAATCTATCCTCCGCATGTACTCGACTCAAAGAATATCGACGCAACTATAAAGGACAGCAAGGGAAACAATGTACCGTTCTTTTCTGAGTGGTATATGGGTTATTGGTTCTTTTACACGAAAGAACCGCTAAAAAATGGCGAAAAATATACGGTGTCAGTAAACTATAAACCTCTCTATGAGGAAGAGTATGAAGGAAAAACACTCAACAAAACTTGGTCTTTCACAACTGCAGGAAGCTCATCTAAAAGTGGTTCTGATAATAAAGTATCGAATTCAAATGATGGTTACTCAAAAGAAGCAAAAGAAGCCTTAGATTACATCAACAAAATCCGCAAGGATGCAGGACTCAGCGAAGTAAAGCTGAACCCATTCCTTACGAAAGCGGCTGAAAACCATGCGAAATACCTCAATGCTGGTAATCCCTATGACCATGATGAAATTGAGGGTAAGAAGGGCTTCACTGGTGTAACGCCCAAGGACAGAGTACTTGCGGTAGGTGGGGATTCTCAATTGGCTCAAGGATTAGTTGAAGTTCTTACAGTTAATAACTCCACTGTAAAGGCAGCAATTGATACCCTAGTCAATACGGCGTACCACAGAACACCGTTCCTAGATCCTTACGCATCGGAAGTAGGCGTGGGACTTGAGGGAAAGAAATTCGCAATGGTATCAAAAACCCGTAGTTCGGATACAACGGATATTTCGATGTACCCTTACAATGGTCAAAAGAATGTACCTACAACGTTTGTCGGAGCAGATGAAGACCCTAACCCGCTAAGAAAGTTTGGTATTGAAAGATCGGGCTATGTTATCTCGTTCTATCCGCCCCATGTACTAGACACTAAAAATATTGATGCAACTATCAAAGATAGTAAGGGCGCTAGTGTACCTTTCTTCTCTGAATGGTACATGGGTTATTGGTTCTTCTACACTAAGCAACCTTTGAAAAACAGTGAAACTTACACGGTATCTGTCAATTACAAGCCGTTGTATGAGGACGAGTATGCAGGCAAAACTCTCAACAAGACTTGGTCTTTCACAACTGTAGCAAGCGGCTCTAATGGGAACGTAACTCCCCCTCCTACTGGAGGTGGAGATGTTAACCCACCACCGAGCGGTTCAACTTCTGCAATCACGGGTAACTTTAACAAGGACAATGTCGGTGTAACAATTAATGGAGATTTGGTAAGTTTGAGTCCTCCCGCGAAGATCGTTAGCGGCAGCACCTTCATACCACTTCGCGGAGTGTTCGAAAAGCTCAACTCCGATGTGAAATGGAATAATGATAAGCAAGAAGTGACTATTGTTCGAGGAAGTACTACTGTTAAGCTTACAATCGGCAGTAAGACTGCGTATGTCAATGGCAAGGCGATTACACTTTCGACAGCACCGTTTATTAATAACTCATCAACCTATGTACCTTTAAGATTTGCTAGTGAATCTATTGGAGCCGAAGTAAGTTGGGATCAAACAAATTTTATTGCAATCATTAAATCAGAATAA